A single genomic interval of Mycolicibacterium holsaticum DSM 44478 = JCM 12374 harbors:
- a CDS encoding ATP-dependent DNA helicase, which yields MGGSERSGQIEMAQAVARAFETGEHLAVQAGTGTGKSLAYLVPAIARALEIDEPVVVSTATIALQRQLVDRDLPRLAGSLAAALPRAPEFALLKGRGNYLCLNKIHNGSAAAEPEDRPQEELFEPLAASALGRDVQRLIAWSSETDTGDRDELTPGVPDRSWSQVSVSARECIGVSRCPFGTDCFSERAREKAGRADVVVTNHALLAIDAISDAAVLPEHRLLVVDEAHELVDRVTSVATGELSATSLGVAHRRAARLVDPELAQRLEAATATISSAIHDATPGRIDVLDDEMATYLTALRDAVHRVRSAIDTSPSDPKAASARAEAVTALTDVGDTASRILDSFVPAIADRTDVVWLDHEDNRGNVRAVLRVAPLSVAGLLRVRLFEHATTVLTSATLTIGGTFDAMASAWGLAGEETKWRGIDVGSPFEHAKSGILYVAAHLPPPGHRGSRAGAAESATFTNAEQLDEIAALVTAAGGRTLGLFSSMRAAKAAAEIMRERLDTPVLCQGEDTTSALVKRFAEDPGTSLFGTLSLWQGVDVPGPSLSLVLIDRIPFPRPDDPLLTARQRAVAARGGNGFMAVAASHAALLLAQGAGRLLRTVEDRGVVAVLDSRMATARYSGYLRASLPPFWATTDSTRVYQALQRLRGD from the coding sequence TTGGGCGGTAGCGAGCGCAGCGGTCAGATCGAGATGGCCCAGGCGGTGGCGCGTGCCTTCGAGACCGGTGAGCACCTCGCGGTGCAGGCCGGGACGGGCACCGGCAAATCGCTGGCCTATCTGGTGCCTGCGATCGCCCGTGCCCTCGAAATCGACGAACCGGTCGTGGTGTCGACGGCGACCATCGCGTTGCAACGCCAGCTCGTGGACCGCGACCTGCCCCGGCTGGCCGGGTCGCTGGCAGCCGCGTTGCCCCGCGCCCCGGAGTTCGCGCTGCTGAAGGGCCGCGGAAATTATCTGTGCCTGAACAAGATTCACAACGGGTCCGCCGCGGCTGAACCGGAAGACCGGCCGCAGGAGGAACTGTTCGAGCCGTTGGCGGCCAGCGCGCTCGGCCGCGACGTGCAGCGGCTGATCGCGTGGTCGTCAGAGACCGACACCGGTGATCGGGACGAGCTGACCCCGGGCGTGCCGGACCGGTCGTGGTCGCAGGTCAGCGTCTCGGCGCGGGAATGCATCGGGGTGTCGCGGTGCCCGTTCGGCACCGACTGCTTTTCCGAACGGGCCCGTGAGAAGGCCGGGCGCGCCGATGTCGTCGTCACCAACCACGCGCTGCTGGCCATCGACGCGATCTCCGATGCGGCCGTGCTGCCCGAACACCGTCTACTGGTTGTCGACGAGGCCCACGAACTGGTCGACCGGGTGACGTCGGTGGCCACCGGGGAGTTGTCGGCGACGTCGCTGGGGGTGGCGCACCGGCGGGCCGCGCGCCTCGTCGACCCCGAACTTGCGCAACGGCTGGAGGCGGCGACCGCGACGATCTCGTCGGCCATCCATGACGCCACCCCCGGCCGTATCGACGTGCTCGACGACGAGATGGCGACGTATCTGACCGCGCTGCGCGACGCCGTGCACCGGGTGCGGTCGGCGATCGACACGAGCCCCAGCGACCCGAAGGCGGCGTCGGCGCGTGCGGAGGCGGTCACGGCGTTGACCGACGTCGGCGACACCGCGTCACGCATCTTGGACTCGTTCGTCCCGGCCATTGCCGATCGCACCGACGTGGTGTGGTTGGACCACGAGGACAACCGCGGCAACGTTCGCGCCGTGTTGCGGGTGGCGCCGCTGTCGGTGGCAGGGTTGTTGCGCGTCAGGCTTTTCGAGCACGCGACGACGGTTCTCACGTCGGCGACGCTGACCATCGGCGGCACGTTCGACGCGATGGCGTCGGCATGGGGTTTGGCCGGTGAGGAGACCAAGTGGCGGGGCATCGACGTCGGGTCACCGTTCGAGCACGCGAAGTCGGGCATCCTCTACGTCGCCGCGCATCTGCCGCCGCCTGGGCACCGCGGCAGCCGGGCCGGAGCCGCGGAGTCGGCGACATTCACCAACGCCGAACAACTCGACGAGATCGCTGCGCTGGTGACCGCGGCGGGTGGTCGCACGCTGGGCCTGTTCTCGTCGATGCGGGCGGCGAAGGCGGCCGCCGAGATCATGCGGGAGCGCCTCGACACCCCGGTGCTGTGCCAGGGTGAGGACACCACGTCGGCGCTGGTCAAGCGGTTCGCCGAGGATCCCGGGACGTCGCTGTTCGGCACGTTGTCGCTGTGGCAGGGCGTCGACGTGCCCGGTCCGTCGCTGTCGCTGGTGCTCATCGACCGCATCCCGTTTCCGCGTCCCGACGACCCGTTGCTCACCGCGCGCCAACGTGCGGTGGCGGCCCGCGGCGGCAACGGGTTCATGGCCGTCGCCGCCAGCCACGCAGCGCTGCTGCTGGCCCAGGGTGCGGGCCGGTTGCTGCGCACCGTGGAGGACCGCGGCGTCGTCGCGGTGCTCGACTCGCGGATGGCCACCGCCCGCTACAGCGGCTATCTGCGCGCGTCGCTGCCACCGTTCTGGGCGACGACCGATTCCACCCGGGTTTATCAGGCGCTTCAGCGGCTGCGCGGCGACTGA
- a CDS encoding nicotinate phosphoribosyltransferase: protein MTGASLALLTDKYELTMLAAALRDGTAHRRTTFEMFARRLPDGRRYGVVAGTARFVDALAQFTFDDEALSALSGFCDDQTLAYLADYRFGGDVDGYGEGELYFPGSPVLSVHGTFGECVVLETLALSIFNHDSAIASAAARMVSAAEGRSLIEMGSRRTHERAAVAAARAAYLAGFTASSNLEAQRVYGVPAVGTSAHAFTLLYATDRGPDEKAAFHAQVQALGVDTTLLVDTYDITTGVANAVEVAGPELGAVRIDSGDLGVLARQVRDQLDRLGARRTRIVVSGDLDEFGIASLRAEPVDSFGVGTSLVTGSGAPTAGMVYKLVEVDGMPVEKRSSRKESHGGRKQATRLAKTTGTMVEEVVHLYGQPPAAPRGLAERPLTETLVRDGQPVGDLGLDTARGRVRAGLKSLPWHGLALSRGEPAIPTRMVARAT, encoded by the coding sequence GTGACTGGGGCGTCCCTGGCGTTGCTCACCGACAAATACGAGTTGACGATGCTTGCTGCCGCCCTGCGTGACGGCACCGCGCACCGCCGCACCACCTTCGAGATGTTCGCCCGGCGCCTGCCCGACGGGCGCCGGTACGGCGTGGTCGCCGGAACGGCGCGGTTCGTTGATGCGTTGGCGCAGTTCACGTTCGACGACGAGGCCCTCTCGGCGCTGTCCGGGTTCTGCGATGACCAGACGCTGGCCTACCTGGCCGACTACCGATTCGGCGGCGACGTCGACGGGTACGGCGAGGGCGAACTGTACTTCCCGGGCTCACCGGTGTTGTCCGTGCACGGCACGTTCGGCGAATGCGTGGTGTTGGAAACCCTGGCGCTGTCGATCTTCAACCACGACAGCGCTATCGCGTCGGCCGCGGCGCGGATGGTGTCCGCGGCCGAGGGACGCTCGCTGATCGAGATGGGCTCGCGGCGCACCCACGAGCGAGCCGCGGTGGCCGCCGCGCGGGCGGCCTACCTCGCCGGGTTCACCGCCTCGTCCAACCTCGAGGCCCAACGCGTCTACGGCGTGCCCGCCGTCGGCACCAGCGCCCACGCGTTCACGCTGCTGTACGCCACCGACCGCGGGCCGGACGAGAAGGCGGCGTTTCACGCGCAGGTGCAGGCGCTCGGCGTGGACACCACGCTGCTGGTCGACACCTACGACATCACCACCGGGGTGGCCAACGCCGTCGAGGTGGCCGGGCCCGAACTCGGCGCGGTACGCATCGACTCCGGCGACCTCGGTGTGCTGGCGCGCCAGGTCCGCGACCAGTTGGACCGGCTGGGCGCGCGACGAACCCGCATCGTGGTCTCCGGCGACCTCGACGAGTTCGGCATCGCCTCGCTGCGCGCCGAACCCGTCGACAGCTTCGGTGTCGGTACTTCGCTGGTCACCGGCTCGGGCGCGCCCACAGCCGGCATGGTGTACAAGCTCGTCGAGGTGGACGGGATGCCGGTGGAGAAGCGCAGCAGCCGCAAGGAATCCCACGGCGGCCGTAAACAGGCGACGCGGCTCGCCAAGACCACCGGCACGATGGTCGAAGAGGTCGTGCATCTGTATGGACAGCCGCCCGCGGCCCCGCGGGGGCTGGCCGAGCGACCGCTCACCGAGACGTTGGTGCGCGACGGCCAACCAGTCGGCGACCTCGGGCTGGACACCGCGCGCGGACGGGTCCGTGCCGGCCTGAAAAGCTTGCCGTGGCACGGTCTGGCACTCTCCCGCGGCGAACCGGCGATCCCGACGCGCATGGTCGCGCGCGCAACATAG
- the clpS gene encoding ATP-dependent Clp protease adapter ClpS, with amino-acid sequence MVTPAKARPGTREERDVATHEATDVPWVTIVWDDPVNLMTYVTYVFQKLFGYSEPHATKLMLQVHNEGKAVVSAGSRESMEVDVSKLHAAGLWATMQQDR; translated from the coding sequence ATGGTTACGCCGGCCAAGGCCCGACCGGGAACCCGTGAGGAGCGTGACGTCGCCACGCACGAGGCGACCGACGTCCCGTGGGTGACCATCGTGTGGGACGACCCGGTCAACCTGATGACCTACGTGACGTACGTCTTCCAGAAGTTGTTCGGCTACAGCGAGCCGCACGCGACCAAACTCATGCTGCAGGTGCACAACGAAGGTAAGGCCGTGGTGTCGGCAGGCAGCCGTGAGTCGATGGAGGTCGACGTGTCCAAGCTCCATGCCGCCGGCTTGTGGGCGACCATGC